The following are encoded in a window of Bos indicus x Bos taurus breed Angus x Brahman F1 hybrid chromosome 4, Bos_hybrid_MaternalHap_v2.0, whole genome shotgun sequence genomic DNA:
- the GPR141 gene encoding probable G-protein coupled receptor 141: MAAHNSSSCDDPILTPHLTRLYFVVLIGGLLGIISILFLLVKMNTRSVTTTAVINLVVVHSVFLLTVPFRLTYLIKHTWTFGLSFCRFVSAMLHIHMYLTFLFYMVILVIRYLIFFKHKDKVEFYRKLHAVAASTAMWLLVIVIVVPLVVSQYGIHEGYDSHHCFKFHKELTHAYVQAINYLIVAVVIIIAVILLVLQITIIVLMARKLGHSLLSHQEFWAQVKNLLFIGVILICFLPYQCFRIYYLYTVAHSRDCNYNVAFYNEIFLSVTAISCFDLLLFVFGGSHWFRQKIIDLWNCLLCR; this comes from the coding sequence ATGGCTGCCCACAACAGTTCCTCCTGCGATGACCCCATATTGACACCCCATTTAACCAGGCTCTACTTTGTAGTGCTTATTGGAGGGCTGTTGGGCATCATCTCCATTTTGTTCCTGCTTGTGAAAATGAACACCCGGTCTGTGACCACCACAGCAGTCATTAATCTGGTGGTGGTCCACAGTGTTTTTCTGCTCACAGTGCCTTTTCGCTTGACCTACCTCATCAAGCACacttggacatttgggttgtcctTCTGCAGGTTTGTGAGTGCCATGCTGCACATCCACATGTACCTCACATTCCTGTTCTACATGGTGATTCTAGTCATCAGGTACCTCATTTTCTTCAAGCACAAGGACAAAGTGGAATTCTACAGAAAACTACATGCTGTGGCTGCCAGTACCGCCATGTGGCTGCTGGTGATTGTCATTGTGGTACCTCTGGTTGTTTCTCAGTATGGCATTCATGAGGGCTACGACAGCCACCACTGTTTCAAATTCCACAAAGAACTTACTCATGCATATGTGCAAGCCATCAATTATTTGATAGTCGCTGTTGTCATAATCATCGCAGTGATTCTCCTGGTCCTCCAGATCACCATCATCGTGTTGATGGCACGGAAGCTTGGACACTCCTTACTATCCCATCAAGAGTTCTGGGCTCAGGTGAAAAATCTGCTTTTTATAGGAGTCATTCTTATTTGCTTCCTTCCCTACCAGTGCTTTCGAATTTATTACTTGTACACGGTGGCACACTCAAGAGACTGTAACTACAATGTTGCATTTTATAATGAAATCTTCTTGAGTGTAACAGCAATTAGCTGCTTTGAtttgctgctttttgtttttggggGAAGCCACTGGTTTAGGCAAAAGATAATTGACCTATGGAATTGCCTTCTGTGCCGTTAG